In Cicer arietinum cultivar CDC Frontier isolate Library 1 chromosome 1, Cicar.CDCFrontier_v2.0, whole genome shotgun sequence, one DNA window encodes the following:
- the LOC101494840 gene encoding uncharacterized protein has product MFKFNTLCHKTLLYLKPLTFSPTSQNLLPFSLHFCTNTSNSSSFAVSYLINNFGFSPLFANKLCSTYSVKFKTAQNPDSVLAFFTNLGFSKTQLHNTITKAPWLLSCNPIKRVLPKFQFFLSKGASNSDIVNLVSMNPMVLCSSLENQIVPTYELAYRFLQSHKDTFACANKNPTFFGDRRVQSNIRLLTENGVADSNIARLLKNRCRVFFTRDTLKLVEELKDLGFNPSKTTFGIALHAKTTISKTLWKEKVDAFKKWGWSDEDVLAAFRTQPHCMLVSINKINLVMSFWVNQLGWDAMAIVKTASVLSLNLEKRIIPRSAVVQYLLDKGLRKKNASLTWPFLVPEKVFLDMCIKRFEESSYLLKLYEEKLNHACITDKTCMS; this is encoded by the coding sequence ATGTTCAAGTTCAATACTTTGTGCCACAAAACCCTCCTCTACCTCAAGCCCTTAACTTTCTCACCAACATCCCAAAACCTATTACCATTTTCTCTCCATTTCTGTACCAACACTTCCAATTCATCATCATTTGCAGTTTCATACCTCATTAACAATTTTGGATTCTCCCCACTATTTGCAAACAAACTCTGCTCCACTTACAGTGTTAAGTTTAAGACTGCTCAAAACCCTGATTCTGTTCTCGCATTCTTTACAAACCTTGGTTTCTCAAAAACCCAATTACACAACACGATTACAAAGGCACCATGGCTTCTTTCCTGCAACCCCATCAAAAGGGTTTTgccaaagtttcaattttttctctCCAAAGGTGCTTCTAACTCTGACATTGTTAACCTTGTCAGTATGAACCCTATGGTGCTCTGTTCAAGTCTGGAGAATCAAATAGTCCCAACTTATGAATTAGCTTATAGATTCTTGCAATCTCACAAGGACACTTTTGCTTGTGCAAATAAAAATCCAACTTTCTTTGGAGACAGGCGTGTGCAATCTAACATCAGATTATTGACTGAGAATGGAGTGGCAGACTCAAACATTGCTAGATTGCTTAAGAACCGGTGTCGGGTATTCTTCACACGTGACACGCTGAAGTTGGTGGAGGAATTGAAGGATTTGGGTTTTAATCCTTCAAAAACAACTTTTGGTATCGCATTGCATGCCAAAACAACTATAAGCAAAACCCTGTGGAAAGAGAAAGTCGACGCCTTTAAGAAATGGGGATGGTCTGATGAAGATGTTCTGGCAGCATTTAGAACGCAGCCTCATTGTATGTTAGTAtccattaataaaattaatttagtgatGAGCTTTTGGGTCAATCAGTTGGGTTGGGATGCTATGGCCATTGTCAAAACAGCGTCAGTTCTTTCGTTAAATTTGGAAAAAAGGATCATTCCGAGGTCCGCAGTTGTACAATATCTTCTCGATAAAGGTTTGAGAAAGAAGAATGCAAGCTTAACTTGGCCATTTTTAGTGCCTGAGAAGGTGTTTCTTGATATGTGTATAAAACGTTTTGAGGAGTCTTCTTATCTATTAAAGTTGTATGAGGAAAAACTCAATCATGCATGCATCACGGACAAAACTTGCATGTCATGA
- the LOC101493462 gene encoding uncharacterized protein, with the protein MFKFNTLCHKTLLYLKPLTFSPTSQNLLPFSLHFCTNTSNSSSFAVSYLINNFGFSPLFANKLCSTYSVKFKTAQNPDSVLAFFTNLGFSKTQLHNTITKAPWLLSCNPIKRVLPKFQFFLSKGASNSDIVNLVSMNPMVLCSSLENRIVPTYELAYRFLQSHKDTFACANTNPTFFGDRRVASSIRLLTENGVADSNIARLLKNRCRVFFTRDTLKLVEELKDLGFNPSKTTFGIALHAKTSKTLWKAKVDAFKKWGWSDEDVLAAFRKQPHCMLVSINKINLVMSFWVNQLGWDAMAIVKNASVLSLNLEKRIIPRSAVVQYLLDKGLRKKNASLTWPFLVPEKVFLDMCIKRFEESSYLLKLYEEKLNHACIKDKTCMS; encoded by the coding sequence ATGTTCAAGTTCAATACTTTGTGCCACAAAACCCTCCTCTACCTCAAGCCCTTAACTTTCTCACCAACATCCCAAAACCTATTACCATTTTCTCTCCATTTCTGTACCAACACTTCCAATTCATCATCATTTGCAGTTTCATACCTCATTAACAATTTTGGATTCTCCCCACTATTTGCAAACAAACTCTGCTCCACTTACAGTGTTAAGTTTAAGACTGCTCAAAACCCTGATTCTGTTCTCGCATTCTTTACAAACCTTGGTTTCTCAAAAACCCAATTACACAACACGATTACAAAGGCACCATGGCTTCTTTCCTGCAACCCCATCAAAAGGGTTTTgccaaagtttcaattttttctctCCAAAGGTGCTTCTAACTCTGACATTGTTAACCTTGTCAGTATGAACCCTATGGTGCTCTGTTCAAGTCTGGAGAATCGAATAGTCCCAACTTATGAATTAGCTTATAGATTCTTGCAATCTCACAAGGACACTTTTGCTTGTGCAAATACAAATCCAACTTTCTTTGGAGACAGGCGTGTGGCATCTAGCATCAGATTATTGACTGAGAATGGAGTGGCAGACTCAAACATTGCTAGATTGCTTAAGAACCGGTGTCGGGTATTCTTCACACGTGACACGCTGAAGTTGGTGGAGGAATTGAAGGATTTGGGTTTTAATCCTTCAAAAACAACTTTTGGTATCGCATTGCATGCCAAAACAAGCAAAACCCTGTGGAAAGCGAAAGTCGACGCCTTTAAGAAATGGGGATGGTCTGATGAAGATGTTCTGGCAGCATTTAGAAAGCAGCCTCATTGTATGTTAGTAtccattaataaaattaatttagtgatGAGCTTTTGGGTCAATCAGTTGGGTTGGGATGCTATGGCCATTGTCAAAAATGCGTCAGTTCTTTCGTTAAATTTGGAAAAAAGGATCATTCCGAGGTCCGCAGTTGTACAATATCTTCTCGATAAAGGTTTGAGAAAGAAGAATGCAAGCTTAACTTGGCCATTTTTAGTGCCTGAGAAGGTGTTTCTTGATATGTGTATAAAACGTTTTGAGGAGTCTTCTTATCTATTAAAGTTGTATGAGGAAAAACTCAATCATGCATGCATCAAGGACAAAACTTGCATGTCATGA